The following proteins are encoded in a genomic region of Propionispora vibrioides:
- a CDS encoding zinc-ribbon domain containing protein has translation MTYQDKDLTCKECGAGFSFTASEQAFYAEKGFQNEPSRCPECRAARKAQSGRSNNSGFRQQREMFDTTCSECGAATQVPFKPTAGKPVYCRDCFQAHKRY, from the coding sequence ATGACCTACCAAGACAAAGATCTTACCTGTAAAGAGTGCGGTGCCGGTTTTTCCTTTACCGCTTCCGAGCAAGCATTTTATGCTGAAAAAGGCTTTCAAAATGAGCCGTCCCGTTGCCCGGAATGCCGCGCCGCCAGAAAGGCGCAAAGTGGTAGAAGCAATAACAGCGGCTTCCGTCAACAACGCGAAATGTTTGATACCACCTGCAGCGAATGCGGCGCAGCCACACAGGTTCCGTTTAAGCCGACTGCCGGTAAGCCGGTCTACTGTCGGGACTGCTTCCAAGCCCATAAAAGATATTAA